The proteins below are encoded in one region of Microbacterium pygmaeum:
- a CDS encoding ABC transporter permease — MTLTQAEAAGGEITARGPVPGFATVGRGSRALATLAIQSVVVFLIASFLTFALGALSGSNPAAVALGDMATPEDIARLNAVYGLDQPFFVRYLDWLGAASTGDLGTSWFSGIPVAQSIAQAFPVSLSIALGATLFAIVAGGSSGIAAAVLRGTWVDRAITGACAALATIPAFVAGIALILLFAFAIPLFPVGGYTPPTVSIGAWLACLMLPSIALSLDAAADLSRQLRTSLVGALGQNYVVGATVHGLGRPRIVLGHALPNALGPAVATLGLHLPRLIGGAVITEAVFGMPGMGMLARQAALGGDVPVVQGVLLVTVTIVVVSGILVNLILARVSPAERSVA; from the coding sequence ATGACGCTGACACAGGCGGAGGCCGCGGGGGGTGAGATCACCGCCCGCGGTCCCGTGCCGGGGTTCGCCACGGTGGGCCGTGGTTCTCGGGCGCTCGCCACGCTGGCGATCCAGTCGGTCGTCGTGTTCCTGATCGCGAGCTTCCTGACCTTCGCCCTGGGCGCGCTCAGTGGTTCCAACCCCGCCGCCGTCGCGCTCGGCGACATGGCCACCCCGGAGGACATCGCGCGCCTGAACGCGGTCTACGGGCTGGACCAGCCGTTCTTCGTGCGATACCTCGACTGGCTGGGTGCCGCGTCGACCGGCGATCTCGGGACCTCGTGGTTCAGCGGCATCCCCGTCGCGCAGAGCATCGCACAGGCGTTCCCGGTCAGCTTGTCCATCGCCCTGGGCGCGACCCTCTTCGCGATCGTCGCGGGCGGCAGCTCGGGGATCGCCGCGGCGGTGCTGCGCGGCACCTGGGTCGATCGTGCGATCACCGGTGCGTGCGCGGCGCTCGCGACGATCCCCGCCTTCGTCGCAGGCATCGCCTTGATCCTCCTCTTCGCCTTCGCGATCCCGCTCTTCCCGGTGGGCGGCTACACCCCGCCGACGGTGAGCATCGGCGCATGGCTGGCGTGCCTGATGCTGCCCTCGATCGCATTGAGCCTGGATGCCGCAGCGGACCTGTCCCGCCAGCTGCGCACGAGCCTCGTCGGGGCGCTCGGTCAGAACTACGTCGTCGGCGCCACCGTCCACGGATTGGGCCGGCCGCGGATCGTCCTCGGCCACGCGCTGCCGAATGCGCTGGGTCCTGCCGTGGCAACACTGGGACTGCATCTGCCGCGGCTCATCGGCGGAGCCGTGATCACCGAGGCCGTGTTCGGGATGCCGGGGATGGGCATGCTCGCCCGCCAGGCCGCCCTCGGCGGGGACGTCCCCGTGGTGCAGGGGGTGCTGCTGGTCACCGTCACGATCGTGGTCGTCTCGGGCATCCTCGTGAACCTCATCCTCGCCCGGGTGTCGCCGGCAGAGCGGAGCGTCGCATGA
- a CDS encoding ABC transporter ATP-binding protein codes for MSAPLLDVEGVSVELGRSPATRVLDELSLQIRAGEVVGLVGESGSGKTTLARTVLRAVNASSGAIRVEGREIQALSGRALRAWRRAGAVQYVFQDPLRSLDPGVSVRESVGEGLRIARVPRAERDRRVRSALGDVGLEDELADRLPGRLSGGQRQRAAIARALVMNPRLLVLDEPVSALDAASRDRVIRTLVALRDQRAAELGMLVISHDIGSLAALSDRLAVIHRGRIVEVGPTRRVVSAPQHPYTRLLIASVPVIGIDGPDRTERAALRALIHA; via the coding sequence GTGAGCGCGCCGCTGCTCGATGTCGAGGGTGTCTCGGTCGAGCTCGGCCGGTCACCCGCAACCCGCGTCCTGGACGAGCTCAGCCTGCAGATCCGCGCGGGCGAGGTGGTCGGACTCGTCGGCGAATCAGGGTCGGGCAAGACCACCCTCGCCCGCACCGTGCTGCGCGCGGTGAACGCCTCCTCCGGGGCGATCCGGGTGGAAGGACGCGAGATCCAGGCGCTCTCCGGCCGGGCTCTGCGGGCATGGCGTCGCGCCGGAGCGGTGCAGTACGTCTTCCAGGATCCGCTGCGCTCGCTCGATCCCGGCGTGAGCGTGCGGGAGTCGGTCGGCGAGGGGCTGCGGATCGCGAGGGTGCCGCGCGCGGAGCGCGACCGTCGCGTTCGCTCGGCGCTGGGCGATGTCGGCCTCGAGGACGAGCTCGCCGATCGCCTGCCCGGGCGGCTGTCCGGCGGCCAGCGGCAGCGCGCGGCGATCGCCCGGGCGCTCGTGATGAACCCCCGACTCCTCGTGCTGGACGAGCCGGTGAGCGCGCTGGACGCGGCCAGTCGCGATCGCGTCATCCGGACCCTCGTCGCCCTCCGGGATCAGCGCGCCGCAGAACTCGGGATGCTCGTCATCTCGCACGACATCGGCTCGCTCGCCGCTCTCAGCGATCGGCTCGCCGTGATCCATCGGGGTCGCATCGTCGAGGTCGGGCCGACCCGCCGCGTCGTGTCAGCGCCGCAGCATCCCTACACCCGTCTGCTCATCGCCTCGGTCCCCGTCATCGGCATCGACGGTCCCGACCGCACCGAACGCGCCGCCCTGCGCGCGCTGATCCACGCCTGA
- a CDS encoding Gfo/Idh/MocA family protein, which produces MTGLRWGILATGHIAHTFATDLRDAGIELVAVGSRTQESADAFAAEFAIPRAHGSYEDLAADPDVDIVYVATPHPQHVEAATLLLEHGRHVLIEKPLTLNEGEAAQIRDLAAREGLLAMEAMWTRYLPHMIRIREILAEGTLGEIRLVTADHTQKITDDPAHRLNALELGGGALLDLGIYPVSFTWDVLGAPATIQAAARLQSTQTDADVATIFTYASGALATTFSSSRAVGPNTASIVGTEARLDVDRVWYTPTSFRVIAPDGTVLEEYRSDITGRGMQYQAFAAERLVAEGNFAGDILPIEESVAILGTLDEIRRQIGVVYPGER; this is translated from the coding sequence ATGACCGGACTTCGCTGGGGCATCCTCGCCACGGGCCACATCGCCCACACCTTCGCCACCGACCTGCGCGACGCGGGCATCGAACTTGTCGCAGTGGGCTCGCGGACGCAGGAGTCGGCCGATGCGTTCGCCGCCGAATTCGCGATCCCCCGTGCCCACGGCTCGTACGAGGACCTCGCCGCCGACCCCGACGTCGACATCGTCTACGTCGCGACGCCGCATCCTCAGCACGTCGAGGCGGCGACCCTGCTGCTCGAACACGGCAGGCACGTCCTCATCGAGAAGCCGCTCACGCTGAACGAGGGCGAGGCCGCGCAGATCCGCGACCTCGCCGCCCGCGAGGGGCTCCTCGCCATGGAGGCGATGTGGACGCGCTACCTGCCCCACATGATCCGCATCCGCGAGATCCTCGCCGAGGGCACCCTGGGCGAGATCCGCCTGGTGACCGCAGATCACACGCAGAAGATCACCGACGACCCCGCGCATCGCCTCAACGCCCTCGAGCTTGGCGGCGGGGCGCTGCTGGACCTCGGCATCTATCCGGTCTCGTTCACCTGGGACGTGCTGGGGGCGCCGGCGACGATCCAGGCCGCAGCACGTCTGCAGTCCACGCAGACGGACGCCGACGTTGCGACGATCTTCACGTATGCCAGTGGCGCGCTGGCCACGACATTCTCCAGCTCGCGCGCGGTGGGTCCGAACACCGCGTCCATCGTCGGCACCGAGGCCCGGCTGGACGTCGACCGGGTCTGGTACACGCCGACCTCCTTCCGGGTCATCGCCCCCGATGGCACGGTTCTCGAGGAATACCGATCCGACATCACCGGCCGGGGCATGCAGTATCAGGCGTTCGCCGCTGAGCGGCTGGTCGCCGAGGGGAACTTCGCCGGCGACATCCTGCCCATCGAGGAGTCCGTGGCGATCCTGGGGACGCTCGATGAGATCCGCCGGCAGATCGGCGTCGTCTACCCCGGCGAGCGCTGA
- a CDS encoding LLM class flavin-dependent oxidoreductase, protein MSIEILGMIATTAGSESKKLDGPIVDPSYVREFSRAHEDAGFDRVLIGYSASSPDGFAVAAAALHSTERLKVLIAHRPGFVAPTLVARKLATLDHLSGGGRVAIHHISGGSDEDQRRDGDFSAKGDRYRRTGEFIDVLRRTLSSEEPFDYDGEFYRVEGGYSAVKPATDEGIPIFFGGLSEGAVEVGAAYADVYMLFGEPLDAVAERIQAVRAAAAAQGREVEFSLSTRPIIAATEDEAWAKAQRIYDETAALIAARETGNTLSFAPPKRTEPSSVSADLLQQHARAADVHDERLWLGITRLTGPSGNSTAPVGTPAQVAEALLKYYDLGVTHFLIRGFDPLGDVIDWGDELIPALRDGARLRDEARVQRVA, encoded by the coding sequence ATGTCCATCGAGATCCTCGGAATGATCGCCACCACCGCCGGCTCGGAGTCCAAGAAGCTCGACGGCCCCATCGTCGATCCCTCGTACGTGCGCGAGTTCTCGCGCGCACACGAGGACGCCGGCTTCGACCGCGTGCTCATCGGCTACAGCGCGAGTTCGCCCGACGGCTTCGCCGTGGCCGCGGCGGCGCTGCACTCGACCGAGCGGCTGAAGGTGCTCATCGCGCATCGCCCCGGTTTCGTGGCGCCGACCCTCGTGGCCCGCAAGCTCGCGACCCTCGACCACCTCAGCGGCGGGGGCCGTGTCGCGATCCACCACATCTCCGGCGGCAGCGATGAGGACCAGCGCCGTGACGGGGACTTCAGCGCCAAGGGCGATCGGTACCGCCGTACCGGCGAGTTCATCGACGTCCTGCGGCGAACGCTCTCCTCGGAGGAGCCATTCGACTATGACGGCGAGTTCTACCGCGTCGAGGGCGGCTACTCCGCCGTCAAGCCCGCGACCGACGAGGGGATCCCCATCTTCTTCGGCGGACTCTCGGAGGGTGCCGTGGAGGTGGGCGCGGCGTACGCCGACGTGTACATGCTGTTCGGCGAACCCCTGGATGCGGTGGCCGAGCGCATCCAGGCGGTGCGCGCCGCAGCGGCCGCACAGGGCCGGGAGGTGGAGTTCAGTCTCTCGACACGCCCCATCATCGCCGCCACCGAGGACGAGGCGTGGGCGAAGGCGCAGCGGATCTACGACGAGACCGCAGCCCTGATCGCTGCACGGGAGACCGGTAACACGCTGTCCTTCGCCCCGCCCAAGCGGACCGAACCCTCGTCCGTGTCCGCGGACCTGCTGCAGCAGCATGCGCGCGCGGCCGACGTCCACGACGAGCGGCTCTGGCTGGGGATCACGCGATTGACGGGTCCGAGCGGGAACTCGACCGCTCCGGTCGGAACGCCCGCGCAGGTGGCCGAGGCGCTCCTGAAGTACTACGACCTCGGCGTCACCCATTTCCTCATCCGCGGATTCGACCCTCTCGGCGACGTGATCGACTGGGGGGACGAGCTGATCCCGGCGCTGCGCGACGGCGCTCGGCTTCGCGACGAGGCTCGGGTGCAGCGTGTCGCGTGA
- a CDS encoding ABC transporter permease, producing the protein MRRLWNAGWTVRAALLVLLLVAVVGVLGPLLAPHDPLAQDTDAALQGPSPAHLLGTDYIGRDVLSRLLAGAPLSLLAALLATTIGLVLGVLPGVLSVFAAKPWEWLSLRLTDALLALPFILFAIVFAGLLGNGLWQAMIAIGILFAPGFFRVSRASALSTASSQYIEAATLLGASSTWLVRTHLWRNVAPTVAVAAIGALGGALLVVSSLTFLGIGVVPPTPTWGGMLASDLEYLSQRPLGPLAPALVIILTVGALNLLADGARDAFGIDAVASVRKERDVVAA; encoded by the coding sequence ATGAGAAGGCTCTGGAACGCGGGATGGACCGTGCGGGCGGCGCTCTTGGTCCTCCTCCTCGTCGCCGTGGTCGGCGTGCTCGGACCGCTGCTCGCGCCCCACGATCCGCTCGCCCAGGACACGGACGCAGCCCTGCAGGGTCCCTCGCCCGCGCATCTGCTCGGCACCGACTACATCGGCCGCGACGTGCTGAGCAGGCTGCTCGCGGGGGCGCCGCTCTCGCTCCTGGCAGCCCTGCTGGCCACGACGATCGGACTGGTGCTGGGCGTGCTGCCCGGCGTCCTGTCGGTGTTCGCCGCGAAGCCGTGGGAATGGCTCAGCCTGCGTCTGACGGACGCGCTGCTCGCGCTGCCGTTCATCCTGTTCGCCATCGTCTTCGCCGGACTGCTGGGCAACGGGCTGTGGCAGGCGATGATCGCGATCGGGATCCTGTTCGCGCCGGGCTTCTTCCGGGTCTCGCGTGCCTCCGCGCTGTCGACCGCGTCCTCGCAGTACATCGAGGCGGCGACGTTGCTCGGGGCATCCTCGACCTGGCTCGTGCGCACACACCTGTGGCGCAACGTCGCACCGACCGTCGCCGTCGCGGCGATCGGCGCGCTGGGTGGTGCGCTGCTGGTGGTGTCGTCTCTGACTTTCCTCGGCATCGGGGTGGTCCCTCCGACGCCGACCTGGGGTGGCATGCTCGCCAGTGACCTCGAGTACCTGTCGCAGCGTCCGCTCGGTCCGCTGGCGCCGGCGTTGGTGATCATCCTCACCGTCGGCGCTCTCAACCTGCTCGCCGACGGCGCCCGCGATGCCTTCGGCATCGATGCGGTCGCGAGCGTTCGGAAGGAGCGAGATGTCGTTGCTGCCTGA
- a CDS encoding ABC transporter ATP-binding protein, producing the protein MSLLPDTARAMRPAGVPDSVPLAPSFDEASLIAPALLEVEGLRVSASDGSELVHGVDVSIRRGDALGIVGESGSGKTLTCRAMLGILPIGTRVTGGRILIDGRDMAGARQKDWLQIRGKRVAAVFQDPASYLNPSAKVGAQLEEVLRVTAGASRRDARERAFALLTRLDLRNVDRVSRQRIGELSGGMLQRVLIAMALAADPDVLIADEATTALDVTVQAEILDLLRDLRAERDLALVLVSHDLAVVSQVCERVMVFRDGEVVERGATARVLKTPAHPYTRSLLTAHARYGLERYLGSVL; encoded by the coding sequence ATGTCGTTGCTGCCTGACACCGCTCGCGCAATGCGCCCCGCCGGCGTGCCGGACAGCGTGCCGCTCGCACCGTCGTTCGACGAGGCGTCGCTGATCGCGCCGGCTCTGCTGGAGGTGGAGGGCCTACGGGTCTCGGCGTCCGACGGCTCCGAACTCGTGCATGGTGTCGACGTCTCGATTCGGCGCGGCGACGCTCTGGGGATCGTGGGCGAGTCGGGGAGCGGCAAAACGCTCACCTGCCGCGCGATGCTCGGCATCCTCCCCATCGGCACTCGTGTGACCGGCGGTCGGATCCTCATCGACGGCCGCGACATGGCCGGTGCCCGCCAGAAGGACTGGCTCCAGATCCGCGGCAAGCGGGTCGCCGCGGTCTTCCAGGATCCGGCGTCGTACCTGAACCCGTCGGCGAAGGTCGGCGCCCAGCTGGAGGAGGTGCTGCGCGTCACCGCCGGTGCATCCCGACGGGATGCCCGCGAGCGGGCGTTCGCGCTCCTGACCCGGCTGGATCTGCGCAACGTCGACCGGGTCTCCCGGCAGCGGATCGGAGAGCTCTCGGGCGGGATGCTGCAGCGCGTACTGATCGCGATGGCCCTGGCGGCCGACCCCGACGTGCTCATCGCGGACGAGGCGACCACGGCGCTGGACGTCACGGTCCAAGCCGAGATCCTCGATCTGCTGCGGGACCTGCGCGCGGAGCGCGACCTCGCGCTGGTGCTGGTCTCCCATGATCTGGCGGTCGTCTCGCAGGTGTGCGAGCGGGTGATGGTCTTCCGGGACGGTGAGGTCGTCGAACGAGGGGCCACCGCCCGGGTGCTGAAGACTCCCGCTCATCCGTACACGCGGAGCCTGCTGACAGCCCACGCCCGATACGGGCTCGAGCGCTACCTCGGGAGCGTGCTGTGA
- a CDS encoding LLM class flavin-dependent oxidoreductase yields the protein MSIDLGYWTPVYGGFLRNVGREEGMAATWENIRDVSVAADRLGFHTTLVPELYLNDRKGVDAPSLEAWSLSAAILAVTDRLRVMTAVRPGFHLPAVLAKTVSTLDSVAAGRVALNVVAAWWAEEARQFGGAFTTHDERYVQAEEFVQVLRGLWTHTPFDFTGTHYQLEGTIVEPKPSVPPVVFAGGESDAGRESIARFGDAYVMHGGTLEEVRANVADMNSRSERIHGRPLAEFGMPAYVIVRDTEAEARRELERITTVDPDSPGYASFEEFQRNSKLSLELTRREYSVGTRGLRPELVGTAEQVAEKIHAYADAGITLLLIQSSPLKDELERIAAELFPLVPQRSLATIRG from the coding sequence ATGAGCATCGACCTCGGCTACTGGACCCCCGTCTACGGCGGGTTCCTCCGCAACGTCGGTCGCGAGGAGGGGATGGCCGCGACCTGGGAGAACATCCGCGACGTGTCGGTCGCGGCGGACCGGCTCGGCTTCCACACGACCCTCGTGCCAGAGCTGTACCTCAACGACCGCAAGGGGGTGGATGCGCCGAGCCTGGAGGCATGGTCGCTGTCCGCGGCGATCCTCGCCGTCACCGATCGTCTGCGCGTGATGACGGCGGTCCGGCCCGGCTTCCACCTTCCCGCGGTGCTCGCCAAGACCGTCTCGACGCTGGACTCGGTCGCTGCGGGCCGCGTCGCGCTCAACGTCGTCGCCGCATGGTGGGCTGAGGAGGCCAGGCAGTTCGGCGGCGCCTTCACGACCCACGACGAACGCTACGTGCAGGCCGAGGAGTTCGTCCAGGTCCTCCGGGGCCTGTGGACGCATACGCCCTTCGACTTCACCGGCACCCATTACCAGCTGGAGGGGACGATCGTCGAGCCGAAGCCGTCGGTGCCGCCGGTGGTGTTCGCCGGCGGTGAGAGTGACGCGGGCCGCGAGTCGATCGCCCGATTCGGCGATGCCTACGTCATGCACGGCGGCACCCTCGAGGAAGTCCGCGCCAACGTGGCCGACATGAACAGCCGCTCCGAGCGGATCCACGGCCGACCGCTCGCGGAGTTCGGAATGCCGGCCTACGTGATCGTCCGGGACACCGAGGCCGAAGCCCGCCGAGAGTTGGAGCGCATCACGACGGTCGACCCGGATTCGCCGGGCTATGCCTCGTTCGAGGAGTTCCAGCGCAACTCGAAGCTGTCGCTGGAGCTGACACGCCGCGAGTACTCCGTCGGGACGCGGGGACTCCGCCCCGAGCTCGTGGGGACGGCCGAGCAGGTGGCCGAGAAGATCCATGCCTACGCGGACGCCGGGATCACGCTGCTGCTGATCCAGTCCTCGCCCCTCAAGGACGAACTGGAGCGCATCGCCGCTGAGCTGTTCCCACTCGTGCCGCAGCGATCGCTCGCTACGATTCGAGGATGA
- a CDS encoding ABC transporter substrate-binding protein has product MTHRPRLAALAVLSVAALALAGCSSSGASPADDPSGGETSLTWGWALPTSWDPVTSVAGWDTHALALVYDGLTQLDPEGDVVPGLAESWEYDPTGTRVTFTLREDLTFADGTPIDAAAVKANLERGRDQADSTLAGQLGIITGVEVVDDRNVTVVLDQADYQVPYLFAGKTGFIVNPAAFDDVAALATQPEGSGPFELVEYVPNAHADLIKSDTYWNADHILIDDFHIVPVTDPATVVAGVQTGQWDVALVPPSQVDAAESAGLDVERIKALTVRTIDVNNTVAPFDDPLVLQAISSATDREALVKGAYFGQGTPNYQPFPEGYSAYNPELENLYPHDVEEAKRLLAEAGHPDGIDIELGIGEADSAIAEVLQAQWAEAGIRATLTVLPPNANNYINRTYPFVLDSYSGRQSPLQALEVLYGPEGLMNLGRNTPDALVAAIDEARATPTDAADYEEKLQAAVGVAVKSMPNTFLFTWPRILVHPAGVQGIQHWIDVQRWEDVTVEG; this is encoded by the coding sequence ATGACTCATCGACCACGACTCGCCGCCCTTGCGGTGCTCTCCGTCGCCGCGCTCGCCCTCGCAGGCTGCTCCTCGAGCGGCGCTTCGCCCGCCGACGATCCTTCGGGCGGCGAGACGTCCCTCACCTGGGGTTGGGCGCTCCCGACAAGCTGGGATCCGGTGACTTCCGTGGCCGGCTGGGACACCCACGCGCTGGCCCTCGTGTACGACGGACTGACCCAGCTGGATCCGGAGGGCGACGTGGTCCCGGGCCTCGCCGAGTCGTGGGAGTACGACCCGACCGGCACCCGGGTGACCTTCACCCTGCGCGAGGACCTCACCTTCGCGGACGGGACACCGATCGACGCCGCAGCGGTCAAGGCGAATCTCGAGCGTGGTCGCGATCAGGCCGACTCGACCCTCGCCGGACAGCTCGGGATCATCACCGGCGTCGAGGTGGTGGATGACCGCAACGTCACCGTCGTCCTCGACCAGGCCGACTACCAGGTGCCGTACCTGTTCGCGGGCAAGACCGGCTTCATCGTCAATCCGGCGGCCTTCGATGACGTCGCGGCCCTCGCGACCCAGCCGGAAGGATCCGGTCCGTTCGAGCTGGTCGAGTACGTCCCGAACGCGCACGCCGATCTGATCAAGAGCGACACCTACTGGAACGCCGACCACATCCTCATCGACGACTTCCACATCGTTCCGGTCACCGACCCGGCGACCGTCGTCGCCGGAGTGCAGACGGGGCAGTGGGATGTCGCCCTCGTGCCACCCTCGCAGGTGGACGCGGCTGAGTCCGCCGGACTGGATGTCGAACGGATCAAGGCGCTGACGGTTCGCACGATCGATGTCAACAACACGGTGGCGCCGTTCGACGACCCGCTGGTGCTGCAGGCGATCAGCTCCGCGACGGACCGTGAGGCGCTGGTCAAAGGGGCCTACTTCGGTCAGGGCACCCCGAACTATCAGCCGTTCCCGGAGGGCTATTCCGCCTACAACCCGGAGCTGGAGAACCTGTACCCGCACGACGTCGAAGAGGCAAAGCGCCTCCTCGCCGAAGCGGGCCACCCTGACGGGATCGACATCGAGCTGGGTATCGGCGAAGCGGACAGCGCGATCGCCGAAGTGCTCCAGGCCCAGTGGGCGGAGGCGGGCATCCGCGCCACGCTCACGGTGCTGCCGCCCAACGCCAACAACTACATCAACCGCACGTACCCGTTCGTGCTCGACAGCTACTCGGGACGTCAGTCGCCGCTCCAGGCCCTCGAGGTGCTCTACGGGCCCGAGGGGCTGATGAACCTCGGGCGCAACACCCCGGATGCCCTGGTCGCCGCGATCGACGAGGCCCGCGCAACGCCCACCGATGCCGCGGACTACGAGGAGAAGCTGCAGGCGGCCGTCGGAGTCGCGGTCAAGAGCATGCCCAACACGTTCCTGTTCACGTGGCCGCGCATCCTCGTACACCCCGCAGGCGTACAGGGCATCCAGCACTGGATCGACGTGCAGCGCTGGGAAGACGTCACGGTCGAGGGCTGA
- a CDS encoding alpha/beta fold hydrolase gives MNNAAPAPADVAGIPAPGLWEPPAPVRVRGTVAVVAGAAETPRVYERFGRRISADGYVVGVFEAADAAHATAWLSEQEVAPRVLIGSDAGSLAVLAALAAAATADGAVVAGTPLQGESAAEPAARTACPVHLGVLGEGSARSSRDVAIAPATAAQLASIEVPVLAVHGTADSVSPFADAVRYLGALPHLQIVETVGGLHDALNDTSHRSVAARIVLWLEDLRAGAVITREVAA, from the coding sequence ATGAACAATGCTGCGCCAGCTCCCGCGGACGTCGCCGGGATCCCCGCCCCTGGTCTGTGGGAACCGCCCGCCCCCGTTCGCGTCCGCGGCACCGTGGCCGTTGTGGCCGGTGCGGCAGAGACACCCCGGGTGTATGAGCGGTTCGGCAGGCGGATCAGTGCGGACGGCTATGTGGTCGGCGTCTTCGAAGCGGCCGATGCTGCGCACGCGACGGCGTGGCTGTCCGAGCAGGAGGTCGCGCCGCGCGTCCTGATCGGATCGGATGCCGGTTCCCTGGCCGTCCTCGCCGCCCTCGCAGCTGCTGCCACCGCTGACGGGGCCGTGGTGGCGGGGACGCCGCTGCAGGGTGAATCCGCGGCCGAACCCGCTGCACGCACCGCATGCCCGGTCCACCTCGGTGTGCTCGGCGAGGGCTCCGCCCGGTCGTCGCGCGACGTCGCGATCGCGCCTGCGACCGCGGCGCAGCTCGCCTCGATCGAGGTTCCCGTGCTCGCCGTGCATGGCACCGCCGACAGCGTGTCGCCGTTCGCCGATGCCGTCCGGTATCTCGGCGCGCTGCCGCACCTGCAGATCGTCGAGACCGTCGGCGGCCTGCACGATGCGCTCAACGACACGAGCCATCGCAGCGTCGCGGCACGCATCGTGCTCTGGCTGGAAGACCTGCGCGCCGGTGCCGTCATCACGCGAGAGGTCGCAGCGTGA
- a CDS encoding O-acetylhomoserine aminocarboxypropyltransferase/cysteine synthase family protein, whose translation MTDELAGTPRQRAATSQVHAGYSPGVVQNTAVPPIYQTTAYRFDSLADARDIFALRKAGNLYSRSASPTQLVLEERVAALEGGRTAAAVASGQAAVAVTLLALARQGEHIVAARQLYGGTVDLLQDTFADWGIEVTFVDQDDLEAWRNAIRPQTRVLFAESITNPIAQVLDIRAVADIAHAAGVPLVIDNTVATPALIRPVEHGADFVVHSATKFLGGHGTSMGGVVVDLGTFDFGADPDRWPQLTRPYSRVADVVLWDRFGAQGQAFIALIKSKYVHDLGPSLSPFNAFQLLQGIETLDLRIARHSASALAVARALEGHPRVNRVHHPALTASPWNPLAERYLPRGGPSVFAFDLDATGDAEADWASVETFIDALEVVGLVANIGDARSLVAHPASMTHSHLSDEQFAAAHITPTTVRLSIGLEDPDDIIADLRAALERSA comes from the coding sequence GTGACCGACGAACTCGCCGGGACACCGCGCCAGCGCGCAGCCACGAGCCAGGTGCACGCGGGCTACAGTCCCGGCGTCGTGCAGAACACCGCGGTGCCTCCGATCTACCAGACCACCGCCTACCGGTTCGACTCTCTCGCCGACGCGCGCGACATCTTCGCGCTGCGCAAGGCGGGCAACCTCTACAGCCGCAGCGCCAGCCCCACCCAGCTCGTACTGGAGGAACGGGTCGCCGCGCTCGAGGGCGGCCGCACCGCCGCAGCGGTCGCCTCGGGCCAAGCGGCCGTCGCGGTGACCCTTCTGGCGCTGGCCCGCCAGGGTGAGCACATCGTCGCCGCCCGGCAGCTGTACGGCGGCACCGTCGATCTCCTCCAGGACACCTTCGCCGACTGGGGCATCGAAGTGACCTTCGTCGATCAGGACGACCTCGAGGCGTGGCGCAACGCCATCCGCCCGCAGACCCGCGTGCTGTTCGCAGAGTCCATCACGAACCCGATCGCTCAGGTGCTCGACATTCGCGCCGTGGCCGACATCGCGCACGCCGCCGGCGTGCCGCTCGTCATCGACAACACCGTTGCGACGCCCGCACTGATCCGCCCGGTAGAACACGGCGCGGACTTCGTGGTCCACTCGGCGACCAAGTTCCTCGGTGGTCACGGCACGTCGATGGGCGGCGTCGTGGTGGACCTCGGCACCTTCGACTTCGGTGCGGACCCCGACCGATGGCCGCAGCTGACCCGGCCATACAGCCGCGTCGCCGATGTCGTCCTCTGGGATCGCTTCGGCGCACAGGGACAGGCCTTCATCGCCCTGATCAAGTCGAAGTACGTGCACGACCTCGGTCCGTCGCTGTCGCCGTTCAACGCCTTCCAGCTGCTGCAGGGGATCGAGACGCTCGATCTGCGCATCGCCCGTCACAGCGCCTCCGCGCTGGCGGTCGCCCGCGCGCTGGAGGGACACCCCCGCGTGAACCGGGTGCACCACCCCGCTCTGACCGCCTCCCCGTGGAACCCGCTCGCCGAACGCTACCTGCCGCGAGGCGGCCCGTCGGTGTTCGCGTTCGATCTCGACGCGACCGGCGACGCGGAGGCGGACTGGGCCAGCGTCGAGACCTTCATCGACGCGCTCGAGGTGGTAGGGCTCGTGGCGAACATCGGCGACGCGCGCTCCCTCGTGGCCCACCCCGCGTCGATGACGCACAGCCACCTGAGCGACGAGCAGTTCGCCGCGGCGCACATCACGCCGACCACCGTCCGTCTGTCGATCGGTCTGGAAGACCCGGACGACATCATCGCGGACCTGCGTGCCGCACTGGAGCGTTCCGCATGA